The following coding sequences lie in one Betaproteobacteria bacterium genomic window:
- a CDS encoding PEP-CTERM sorting domain-containing protein — protein sequence MNGQDAMFLYAETFNGPELVPGAHDYVFSLSMYDFEPFGGPDALTAPAPLPATVPDPGQFQPAPAYQNGMNFSFLVGDPELGDRYAVVTDEVTTAVPEPSTYLLILAGLGIVAGASRRVARNH from the coding sequence ATGAACGGACAGGACGCGATGTTCCTGTATGCCGAGACGTTCAACGGGCCCGAACTCGTGCCGGGTGCCCATGATTACGTGTTCTCGCTGTCCATGTACGACTTCGAGCCCTTCGGAGGCCCGGACGCCTTGACCGCGCCCGCGCCGCTGCCCGCCACGGTGCCGGATCCCGGCCAGTTTCAGCCGGCGCCTGCCTATCAGAACGGTATGAACTTCTCGTTCCTCGTGGGTGACCCCGAACTGGGCGACCGATATGCGGTCGTCACGGATGAAGTGACCACCGCGGTGCCTGAACCGTCCACCTATCTTCTGATCCTTGCGGGACTGGGCATTGTCGCTGGAGCGAGCCGCAGGGTCGCACGCAACCACTGA